Part of the Ignavibacterium album JCM 16511 genome, ATATGTTGGGTAGGGAAGTAGCCACATTAGTAGATGAGTACAGACAAGCAGGAAATTATGAAATTGAATTTAATGCGTCAAATCTTCCGAGTGGAGTTTATATCTCCAAGCCGCAAGCTGGTGAATTTGTACAAAACAAGAAAATGATATTAACAAAATAGTTCAAATGAAGAACTTTACACATTAATTGAATCACTGAATGTAGAGACTTGCCATGGCAAGTCTCTACAAATAATTACGATTCAACAAAAGTATGAAAATTACTTAAGCTGTTCAATCGCTTCCTCAACTGTATTTGTTACAGTCAAAACCCTATCAAGTTGTGTAATTTTAATTAATGAAAGAACCTTTTCACTTGGCGACGCTAATCTGATTTGTCCACCTGTTGATGAAATTATTCTGTTTGCAACCAGAATGGCACTTAAACCGGAACTATCACAGCTTTCGACCTGACTTAAATCAATTATAAATTTTTTAACCTCATCAACTTTTAGAATTTTGGTGAACTCACCTTTGAGCAATACCGAAATGTTTGTATCAAGTCGTTGTTCATTCAGTTTGAAGATTGTTATATCGCCGATTTTTCTGGTTTCAAAGTTCATTTAAAATTCCTAAAACATTTTTATGCAATTTAAGAAATTATTATATGATTTAGCTGAATTAATATCACTTCCATCAACCAGGAAGTTATAGTAAGTATCTGCTTTTCTTTTCTTGAATCCGATTCTGATTTTTGATTTAACAACATTTGCGATGTAACTATAAAATAAATTTTCTTCTCTGTTTAGATCGATTACAACATCAAAAAGTTTTTCCTGTAATCTTTCAGTCA contains:
- a CDS encoding STAS domain-containing protein, with product MNFETRKIGDITIFKLNEQRLDTNISVLLKGEFTKILKVDEVKKFIIDLSQVESCDSSGLSAILVANRIISSTGGQIRLASPSEKVLSLIKITQLDRVLTVTNTVEEAIEQLK